The genomic segment GGCACCGGGATTTCGGAAAATATCTGTGGAACTGCTGAAACAGGGATCAGAAGAAGAAATACAACAGAGTATTGCAAATCTGCAGTATCCTCTGATCAGTAAACCTCTGGATAAATATGGTTCAAGAGGAATCTTTATTATTCATCATTCAGATGAAGTCAGAAAAAAAGCCCTGCAGACAGCGGAATATACGGATTGTCAGGAAATTCTGGTTGAGGAATACAATGACGGTTATGAGTTTAACATGATGACATGGGTAATGGATGGGAAAGTCAATGTGATCAGTATTGCAGATCGTGAGAAAACGGAAATGGAAGAGGGAATGCTTCCGCTCAGCACACGAAATGTTTATCCATCCCGTTTCTTGGCGGAGGTCGAAAAAAGTGCCACAGATATTCTGCAGAATTATATCCGCTATACCGGACAGACGGAAGGTGCATTATCCATGCAGTTTTTCTGGAAACCTGGCAGGGGCATTCAGGTATGTGAGATTGCAGGACGTTTCTTTGGATATGAACATGAGCTGACAGATATGGTTTATGGATTTCAGACAGAGGAACTGCTGCTGGATTATCTTTATGAAAAAGACCGGATAAAGGAGATGTTTCACCGTCATGATATTCATCATCCGGTAAAATATGGGGCTGTACTGTATTTTCAGGGACGACAGCTTCAGATTGCAGATCAGACGGCAGCCTGTGAGCTTGCAAAAGAAAAATGCGTTGTAAAACCCTGGATTTTTTATAAAGAAGGCGAACGTGTGATAGAATATGGGCCGAATCCATATCTTGCATTGTATTATATAGAAACAGAAAACCGCAGGCAGCTGGAGAAGAAGACTGAGAAATTTTTCAGTGAGATGAGTATCCGGGATCCGGAAGGAAGAGAAGTTGCCTACAGAAATAAGATACCGGAATATGAGAAGGAAAAGAAAACAGATGATTGATTTTAACAGACCTGCTTTTACAGGCAGGGAATTTGATTACATACGTGATGCGGTACAGAGAGGAATGCTCTGTGGGGATGGAGAATATACGAAAAGATGTTCTCAGTGGATGATGGATAAATTTCATGTAAATCATGTAATGCTTACCACATCCTGTACCCATGCTCTGGAGATGGCAGCCCATCTTTGCAACATTAAGCCTGGTGATGAGGTGATCATGCCGTCCTATACATTTGTTTCAACCGCAGATGCCTTTGTGTTAAAGGGAGCAAAGATTGTATTTGTTGATATCAGACCGGATACAATGAATATTGATGAGAAACTGATCGAGGCGGCAGTGACTGAGAAAACAAAAGTGATCGTCCCGGTCCACTATGCAGGGGTTGCCTGTGAGATGGATACCATTATGGAGATTGCAAAAAAATACAATCTGAAGGTTGTTGAAGACGCTGCGCAGGGAGTAGATGCCTATTATAAGGGAAAAGCTCTTGGTACCATTGGAGATTTTGGGTGTTACAGTTTCCATGAGACAAAGAACTATACTATGGGAGAGGGCGGTGCAATCCTTTTTAACAGGGATGAATATCTGGAGAAGGCAGAGATCCTGAGAGAAAAGGGAACTGACAGAAGTAAGTTTTTCCGCGGACAGGTTGACAAGTACCGCTGGATAGATTATGGTTCTTCCTATCTTCCAAGTGAGCTGAATGCAGCATATCTTTATGCACAGCTGGAAGCAAGAGATCAGATTTTTGCCAAAAGAATGGAGATATACAATTATTATCATAAAAATCTGGCTCATCTTGCACAGGAGGGTAAAATCGAACAGCCTTATGTGCCGGAGGAATGCAGCCACAATGCCCATATGTATTATATCAAGGTGCGTGATATACAGGTAAGAACCCGGCTGATTGCTTACCTTCGGGAAAAAGGAATCTGCAGCGTATTTCATTACGTGCCTCTTCATTCTGCACCTGCTGGACAGAAATTTGGAAGATTTTCAGGGGAAGATGTTTATACTACAAAGGAAAGTGAACGTCTGTTGAGACTGCCGATGTTTTATAATCTGGATATGGAGGATGTGAAGTATATCACAGATACCATAGCTTCTTTTGACGGATTCTGATAATCGTGTGCCGCAAGTCTGTTTCAGGAATCAACTTGTCGGCACATCGGACGGAAAACAGAGATATATATTAAGAGGAAATATTATGAAAAAATGGAAACATTTATTAAAGGCTGTTATGACTGTGGGAGTCATTGCAATGACTGCTGTTCAGATCTGCGCTGCTGCGGAAGGAACTGCGCAGGCTGCTGTTTCAGATGTTACACCCGTATCCATTTCAACTAATGAGATTTCAGGCTGGCCTGCAGGTCCTGAGATCACATCTGAGACAGGGGTACTGATGGATGCAGACAGCGGAATTCTTCTGTACAGCAAGGGCGGAGATGAAATCCGTTATCCGGCAAGTATTACCAAAATCATGACACTGCTTCTGGCGGTGGAGAACTGTTCCCTGAAAGAAGATGTTGTCTTTACGGAAACAGGAACACGTGATATCAGTTGGGATTCCGGCAATATTGGAATGCAGGTGGGAGAAGTGATGAGCATGAGAGCATGCCTTTATGCACTTGTGATCCGCTCTGCAAACGAGGTCGCAGCCCAGATTGCAGAACATGTAGGCGGCACAGAGCAGCACTTTGTAGATATGATGAATGAACGTGCGGCACAGATCGGATGCACAAATACACATTTTGTAAATGCCAGTGGTCTTCCGGATCCTGACCACTATTCTACTGCACATGACATGGCGTTGATCATGCGGGAAGGTCTGAAGAATAAAAAATTCCGCAGGATCATCGGCGCTACAGATTATACGATCAAACCTACGAACATGAACAGTGAGTCAAGGGTACTGCATACGCATCATCCGATGCTTGCCCCGGAGAGCAGTTATCATTATGATGGCTGTATTGGCGGCAAGACAGGATATACCAGTGAGGCCGGAAACACTCTTGTGACAGCAGCAGAGAAGAATGGAACTACTTATATTACAGTGACAATGAAGGCGGTAGACCTTGCAGTTGCCAGTACGGATTCCACAGCATTGTTCAACTATGGTTATCAAAATTTCACAAAAGCACAGGTAAATGGTGGAGAAGTATCAGTTCCAAACGGAGTGACTGTGGATAACCTGACTGTTCAGGAAAATTCACAGGATGGAAATACAGTAGATGATTACTATTATAATGATTATCTGCTGGGAAGCGTTGAAGTTCCGGAAGCTACACCTACACCGGAACCTGCAGCGGATACTCTTTCTGACACATCCGGAGGAAATACAGATCAGGCGGATCAAAATGAGAAATCAGATACTGTCGGAGAAGAAAAAACTTCTGCAGGCATGCCAAAGCTGCGAAAAATACTTCTGATCATAGGAGCGGCAATGCTTCTTCTTATTATCATTCTGAGTATTGCACTTGCAAAAAAGGAAAAAAGATATTATGGCTAAGTCTGCATACCATGTGGATTTATGCGAACAGATATAACAGAAACACAGAGAAAGCTAAAGAAAAGAGGAAAATAAAATGGGAAAAATCAAAGTTACAGAATGTGGTGGAA from the Blautia wexlerae DSM 19850 genome contains:
- a CDS encoding ATP-grasp domain-containing protein — protein: MKHKVLILGTLGEFTELVKKAKEKGYETVVCDGYADGIARTYADKAYTIPVTDVDAIALMCREEGVDGIITSFSDLLLECMVKIADKAGLPCYLKPEQLSWYRDKSACRDVLDKLGLPAPGFRKISVELLKQGSEEEIQQSIANLQYPLISKPLDKYGSRGIFIIHHSDEVRKKALQTAEYTDCQEILVEEYNDGYEFNMMTWVMDGKVNVISIADREKTEMEEGMLPLSTRNVYPSRFLAEVEKSATDILQNYIRYTGQTEGALSMQFFWKPGRGIQVCEIAGRFFGYEHELTDMVYGFQTEELLLDYLYEKDRIKEMFHRHDIHHPVKYGAVLYFQGRQLQIADQTAACELAKEKCVVKPWIFYKEGERVIEYGPNPYLALYYIETENRRQLEKKTEKFFSEMSIRDPEGREVAYRNKIPEYEKEKKTDD
- the rffA gene encoding dTDP-4-amino-4,6-dideoxygalactose transaminase, encoding MIDFNRPAFTGREFDYIRDAVQRGMLCGDGEYTKRCSQWMMDKFHVNHVMLTTSCTHALEMAAHLCNIKPGDEVIMPSYTFVSTADAFVLKGAKIVFVDIRPDTMNIDEKLIEAAVTEKTKVIVPVHYAGVACEMDTIMEIAKKYNLKVVEDAAQGVDAYYKGKALGTIGDFGCYSFHETKNYTMGEGGAILFNRDEYLEKAEILREKGTDRSKFFRGQVDKYRWIDYGSSYLPSELNAAYLYAQLEARDQIFAKRMEIYNYYHKNLAHLAQEGKIEQPYVPEECSHNAHMYYIKVRDIQVRTRLIAYLREKGICSVFHYVPLHSAPAGQKFGRFSGEDVYTTKESERLLRLPMFYNLDMEDVKYITDTIASFDGF
- a CDS encoding D-alanyl-D-alanine carboxypeptidase family protein, giving the protein MKKWKHLLKAVMTVGVIAMTAVQICAAAEGTAQAAVSDVTPVSISTNEISGWPAGPEITSETGVLMDADSGILLYSKGGDEIRYPASITKIMTLLLAVENCSLKEDVVFTETGTRDISWDSGNIGMQVGEVMSMRACLYALVIRSANEVAAQIAEHVGGTEQHFVDMMNERAAQIGCTNTHFVNASGLPDPDHYSTAHDMALIMREGLKNKKFRRIIGATDYTIKPTNMNSESRVLHTHHPMLAPESSYHYDGCIGGKTGYTSEAGNTLVTAAEKNGTTYITVTMKAVDLAVASTDSTALFNYGYQNFTKAQVNGGEVSVPNGVTVDNLTVQENSQDGNTVDDYYYNDYLLGSVEVPEATPTPEPAADTLSDTSGGNTDQADQNEKSDTVGEEKTSAGMPKLRKILLIIGAAMLLLIIILSIALAKKEKRYYG